The Leadbettera azotonutricia ZAS-9 genome has a window encoding:
- a CDS encoding ArsR/SmtB family transcription factor, whose amino-acid sequence MRKAGQQALVIDSSRDTKALKALASEVRVRILELLQNQELNITEIARRLAIPQSTATTSVLILEDAGLIDSHTANGVKGGQKICSSRYKEFLINFNPSAAPQNDAEAIEVEMPVGLFTSYEVSAPCGLCSRDGIIGYLDVPATFFSPDRAKAALVWFEKGYVEYKFPNNTFSSGKKSLKRIELSMEMSSEVPGTNKKWPSDISVWINEMFIGTWTSPGDFGDRRGKYTPSFWKLEGSQYGLLTTWEVTNEGTFIDRLQVSTITLDDLHIADHHSVKVRIGISARAKHAGGINIFGKGFGDYDQDIILKLYAGEKS is encoded by the coding sequence ATGCGAAAAGCCGGACAGCAGGCCCTTGTCATTGATTCATCCCGCGATACCAAGGCCCTCAAAGCCCTTGCCTCGGAGGTGAGGGTGCGCATACTGGAGCTTCTCCAGAACCAGGAACTCAATATCACCGAAATTGCCCGCAGGCTTGCTATCCCCCAATCAACCGCAACTACCTCTGTCCTCATTCTTGAGGATGCGGGCCTCATAGACAGCCATACTGCAAATGGTGTTAAGGGCGGGCAAAAGATCTGCAGTTCACGGTATAAAGAATTTCTCATTAACTTTAACCCCAGCGCAGCTCCCCAGAATGATGCGGAAGCCATCGAGGTCGAAATGCCTGTGGGTCTGTTTACCTCCTACGAGGTGTCCGCTCCCTGCGGGCTTTGCAGCAGGGATGGAATAATCGGCTACCTTGATGTACCCGCCACCTTCTTTTCCCCCGACCGGGCTAAGGCTGCTCTGGTCTGGTTCGAGAAAGGTTATGTGGAATACAAGTTTCCCAACAACACCTTCTCTTCAGGCAAAAAATCTCTCAAGCGCATTGAGCTTTCCATGGAGATGTCCAGCGAGGTGCCAGGCACCAATAAGAAGTGGCCTTCGGATATTTCGGTTTGGATCAACGAGATGTTCATCGGTACATGGACATCCCCGGGCGATTTCGGTGACCGCAGAGGGAAGTATACCCCCTCGTTCTGGAAGCTTGAAGGTTCCCAGTACGGGCTTCTTACCACCTGGGAGGTGACCAATGAAGGGACCTTTATTGACCGACTTCAGGTATCAACTATTACTCTTGATGACCTTCATATAGCAGACCATCATTCGGTGAAGGTACGCATAGGCATTTCCGCGCGGGCCAAGCACGCGGGGGGCATCAACATTTTCGGCAAAGGCTTCGGTGACTACGATCAGGATATTATTCTGAAGCTTTATGCCGGCGAAAAATCCTAA
- a CDS encoding ATP-binding protein gives MEFYGRETEIKQIRAWEKQSHESAQMTVVMGRRRIGKTSLIRQSLGSSSIYFFVTKKNENFLCDEYVGIIKEKLKADIPGELKTFQDVFKYLLLEAQHRHISLVIDEFQEFYYINSAVYSEMQNLWDTYKGKSKLHLILCGSVYSMMKKIFEDSREPLFQRASHRIHLKPFSVAVQRTILSDHYSKYSGEDLLAFYIAGGGVPRYLELLVGEKAFTQKKIFDALLMENSFFLDEGKNLLVEEFGRDYTTYFSILSLIASSKTSRPDIEGTLGQSVGPYLDRLEKEFSLVRRVTPLFSKPGSRQIRYAIDDNFLNFWFRFIYKYRSAVEISNLAYVRDILERDYRSYAGHMLEKYFREKLILSGDYSAIGTYWERGNANEIDIIAVNEGKRRMLLGEVKLNPKEFRLGELEAKAVNLRGKFQDYRVELAGFSIRDI, from the coding sequence ATGGAATTTTACGGAAGGGAAACAGAGATAAAGCAGATCAGGGCCTGGGAAAAGCAGTCCCATGAATCGGCCCAGATGACGGTGGTAATGGGGAGAAGACGCATAGGTAAAACCTCCCTGATACGGCAGTCATTGGGTTCTTCTTCAATCTATTTTTTTGTAACTAAAAAGAATGAAAATTTTCTTTGCGATGAGTATGTTGGTATCATCAAAGAAAAACTCAAAGCTGACATACCCGGGGAATTAAAAACATTTCAGGATGTTTTTAAGTACCTTCTGCTAGAGGCGCAGCACAGGCATATTTCCCTTGTAATAGATGAATTTCAGGAGTTTTATTACATCAATAGCGCTGTTTACAGCGAAATGCAGAACCTTTGGGATACATACAAGGGTAAAAGCAAGCTTCACCTTATTCTCTGCGGTTCTGTGTATTCCATGATGAAGAAAATTTTTGAGGATTCAAGGGAACCTCTTTTTCAGCGGGCCAGCCATCGTATTCACCTTAAGCCTTTCTCTGTGGCGGTTCAGCGCACTATCCTCTCGGATCACTATTCGAAATACTCAGGGGAGGATCTCCTTGCATTCTATATAGCGGGCGGGGGAGTACCCCGGTATCTGGAACTGCTTGTCGGAGAAAAGGCCTTTACGCAAAAGAAAATTTTTGACGCCCTGCTCATGGAAAATTCATTCTTCCTTGATGAGGGGAAGAATCTCCTGGTGGAAGAATTCGGCAGGGATTACACCACGTACTTTTCCATCCTTTCCCTTATTGCCTCTTCCAAGACCTCTCGTCCTGATATTGAGGGAACTCTGGGCCAGTCGGTTGGCCCTTATCTCGACAGACTGGAAAAAGAATTCAGCCTGGTAAGGCGGGTAACGCCTCTGTTTTCAAAACCCGGTTCGCGGCAAATACGCTATGCCATAGACGATAACTTTCTTAACTTCTGGTTCCGCTTTATTTATAAGTACCGCAGTGCCGTAGAAATTTCCAATCTTGCCTATGTCCGGGACATTTTGGAACGCGACTACCGCAGCTATGCCGGACACATGCTGGAAAAATATTTCCGCGAGAAGCTGATCCTTTCCGGAGATTATTCTGCCATTGGTACTTACTGGGAGAGGGGCAATGCCAACGAGATAGATATCATCGCGGTCAATGAGGGCAAAAGGCGTATGCTTTTAGGCGAAGTAAAGCTTAACCCAAAGGAATTTCGCCTTGGGGAGCTTGAAGCCAAGGCTGTCAATCTGCGGGGAAAGTTTCAGGACTACCGTGTGGAATTGGCGGGGTTTTCCATTAGGGATATATAG
- a CDS encoding putative DNA modification/repair radical SAM protein, whose amino-acid sequence MEGSIVQALLDLEEKISVLTGAAKYDASCASSGSGPGARGGSFRSGGLGAALLNGVCHSWTEDGRCVSLLKVLYSNVCRFDCAYCVNRASADTKRSSFTVKELVDLTCEFYRRNYIEGLFLSSGIFADPDIVMEKLIETAKTLRTQAGYNGYIHLKIIPGTGEKLIREAGLWADRLSANIELPTDKSLQNLAPQKSGKVILGAIKETFEAGAENEEDRRRIKFLPQGKFQAPVFAPAGQSTQLIVGASPEDDKTIIGLSGALYKKYALRRVYYSAFIPVGTQGRGGISDPRLPDIPGPPLVREHRLYQADWLLRFYHFTPGEILDDKNSFLDPHIDPKTAWALRHLEFFPVEVNRADYETLLRVPGIGAKTGRRIIETRRSRSLSFDGLRRLGVVLKRARYFITASGTFIDRAEDPRRIRRLLSDADGAGLQLPLFEF is encoded by the coding sequence GTGGAAGGGAGCATAGTGCAGGCGTTGCTGGATCTGGAAGAAAAGATTTCCGTCCTCACCGGGGCAGCCAAATACGATGCGTCCTGCGCTTCGTCTGGCAGCGGTCCTGGGGCTAGGGGAGGGTCTTTCCGTTCGGGGGGTCTTGGAGCTGCGTTGCTCAACGGGGTCTGCCATTCCTGGACCGAGGATGGCCGCTGCGTGTCCCTCCTCAAAGTGCTCTATTCCAATGTCTGCCGTTTCGACTGCGCTTACTGCGTGAACCGCGCCTCAGCCGATACCAAGCGCAGCTCCTTTACCGTCAAAGAACTGGTTGACCTTACCTGCGAATTTTACCGCCGCAACTATATCGAGGGCCTTTTCCTCTCATCCGGAATCTTCGCCGACCCTGACATAGTCATGGAAAAACTCATCGAAACCGCCAAAACCCTCCGCACCCAGGCGGGCTACAATGGCTACATTCACCTTAAAATAATCCCCGGCACCGGCGAAAAGCTCATACGCGAGGCAGGCCTTTGGGCCGACAGGCTATCGGCCAACATTGAACTTCCTACAGACAAAAGCCTCCAAAATCTGGCCCCCCAAAAATCGGGCAAGGTGATACTGGGCGCTATAAAAGAAACCTTCGAGGCTGGGGCCGAAAATGAAGAAGATAGGCGGCGTATCAAATTCCTGCCCCAGGGCAAATTCCAGGCCCCTGTCTTTGCCCCTGCAGGCCAGAGTACCCAGCTCATAGTCGGGGCCAGCCCTGAGGATGACAAAACCATCATCGGCCTTTCCGGGGCCCTCTACAAAAAGTACGCCTTAAGGCGGGTTTACTATTCGGCCTTCATTCCCGTGGGTACACAGGGCAGGGGCGGTATATCCGATCCACGCCTTCCCGATATACCCGGCCCGCCTCTGGTGCGGGAACACCGGCTCTACCAGGCCGACTGGCTCCTCAGGTTCTACCATTTTACTCCCGGCGAAATCCTGGATGACAAGAATTCCTTCCTCGACCCCCACATCGATCCCAAAACCGCCTGGGCCCTGCGCCACCTGGAATTTTTCCCTGTGGAAGTGAACCGCGCCGACTATGAAACCCTGCTCCGCGTTCCGGGCATAGGGGCCAAAACAGGGCGCCGCATCATCGAAACCCGCCGTTCCCGTTCACTCAGCTTCGACGGCCTCCGCCGCCTTGGGGTGGTATTGAAACGGGCTCGCTACTTTATTACCGCTTCCGGGACCTTTATCGACAGGGCCGAAGATCCCAGGCGCATACGCCGCCTGCTTTCGGATGCCGATGGCGCGGGTTTACAGCTGCCCTTGTTTGAATTTTAG
- a CDS encoding NAD(P)-dependent alcohol dehydrogenase, which produces MQGKMKVAVMTDIMKMGFVQKDIPQPRSNEALVKLEYIGVCGSDLHYFENGRISDFIVKPPFVLGHEAGGVVVEVGADVKHLKAGDKVALEPGKTCGHCEFCRTGRYNLCPDVIFFATPPVDGVFQEYVAHEADLCFKIPDEMDTMEAALIEPLAVGFHAAQTGGAHLGQTALITGSGCIGLVSMMSAKALGVSRVFVSDVVDKRLQKAKSLGATEIINGADKDVVKTVAQLTGGAGVDLVIETSGTEIAANQGIAALKKGGTLVFVGYSKSGMMNLAIGSALDKELTMKTIFRYRHIYPLAIDAVSRGLVDIKNIVTNVFEFDDIQKGMTESIHNKAEIVKSVIRIGK; this is translated from the coding sequence ATGCAAGGAAAAATGAAAGTTGCTGTAATGACAGATATAATGAAGATGGGCTTTGTCCAGAAGGATATACCCCAGCCCAGATCCAACGAAGCCCTGGTAAAATTGGAATATATAGGGGTTTGCGGCTCGGATCTTCATTATTTTGAGAATGGACGCATCAGTGATTTCATCGTAAAACCCCCTTTTGTGCTTGGCCATGAGGCCGGCGGGGTGGTTGTTGAGGTCGGAGCCGATGTAAAGCACCTCAAAGCAGGGGACAAAGTTGCCTTGGAGCCCGGAAAAACCTGCGGGCACTGCGAATTCTGCCGTACAGGCCGATATAATCTCTGTCCGGATGTGATTTTCTTTGCCACTCCCCCGGTGGACGGGGTTTTTCAGGAATATGTGGCCCACGAAGCGGATCTTTGCTTCAAAATTCCTGACGAAATGGATACCATGGAAGCGGCCCTCATCGAGCCCCTGGCAGTAGGTTTCCATGCAGCCCAAACAGGCGGCGCCCATCTTGGCCAAACCGCCCTGATCACTGGATCGGGCTGCATAGGCCTGGTTTCCATGATGTCGGCCAAGGCCCTTGGCGTTTCCCGTGTTTTTGTGAGCGATGTGGTGGATAAACGCCTCCAAAAGGCCAAGTCCCTTGGAGCGACCGAGATAATCAACGGCGCGGACAAAGATGTAGTCAAAACCGTCGCCCAGCTTACAGGCGGCGCAGGCGTTGATCTGGTCATCGAAACCTCCGGTACAGAAATCGCAGCCAATCAGGGCATTGCGGCCCTCAAAAAAGGCGGGACCCTGGTGTTTGTGGGTTACAGCAAGAGCGGCATGATGAATCTCGCCATAGGCTCTGCCCTGGACAAGGAGTTGACCATGAAGACCATATTCCGCTACCGCCATATCTATCCCCTGGCCATAGATGCGGTAAGCAGGGGCCTTGTGGACATCAAGAATATCGTGACCAATGTTTTTGAATTTGACGATATCCAAAAGGGCATGACCGAAAGCATTCATAACAAGGCGGAAATCGTCAAATCGGTGATCAGGATAGGGAAATAA
- a CDS encoding carbohydrate kinase family protein: MIICCGEALIDMVRAEIPGRGEGFLPLPGGSPFNTAIAIGRLGAPVSFLGRFSTDFFGEVLMKRLKASRVSPDLMIRSAQNSTLAFVKLEKNKEPRYVFYTEGAADRSLTVEDLPKKLPSETHCIVFGSIAMTMEPVSTAIETLVLRENALQGQGKEAPIISFDPNIRPFMIADKKAYVKRLEKWIAASTIAKISAEDFKFIYPELDLEKALQKILAMGPRLAITTLGPKGAIALLRRNDGTITRVSAPVVDLPVADTIGAGDTFHGAFLAWLERKGKMSRPALAALTEAELYNALFFANKAASIVCSRQGAEPPTLREVESLKPGNAKAEEKKPAAPAKAASKAPAKAEPKVQAAPAGKKAPASAKPVPAKPAASKATAEKKPPVPAKKK, from the coding sequence ATGATAATATGCTGCGGAGAAGCCCTGATTGATATGGTTCGCGCCGAAATACCCGGCAGAGGCGAGGGTTTTTTGCCTCTCCCTGGGGGAAGCCCCTTCAATACTGCCATAGCAATAGGCAGGCTGGGTGCCCCGGTCAGCTTTTTGGGGCGGTTTTCCACCGATTTCTTCGGGGAAGTCCTGATGAAACGACTTAAGGCAAGCCGTGTAAGCCCTGATCTAATGATCCGCTCAGCCCAGAACTCCACCCTGGCCTTTGTGAAACTCGAAAAAAACAAAGAACCCCGGTATGTGTTCTATACCGAAGGGGCCGCGGACCGTTCCCTGACGGTAGAGGATCTGCCCAAAAAGCTGCCTTCAGAAACCCATTGCATAGTTTTCGGCTCCATTGCCATGACCATGGAGCCTGTTTCCACCGCTATAGAAACCCTGGTTCTCAGGGAAAATGCCCTTCAGGGTCAGGGCAAGGAAGCCCCGATCATTTCATTTGATCCCAATATCAGGCCCTTCATGATCGCCGACAAGAAAGCCTATGTAAAACGCCTGGAAAAATGGATTGCTGCATCTACCATAGCCAAGATTTCTGCGGAAGATTTTAAATTTATCTACCCGGAGCTTGATCTTGAAAAAGCCCTTCAGAAAATTTTGGCCATGGGCCCCCGGCTGGCTATAACCACCCTGGGCCCCAAAGGCGCCATCGCCCTGCTCCGCCGCAATGACGGCACTATCACGAGGGTAAGCGCCCCGGTGGTAGACCTGCCGGTGGCTGATACCATAGGCGCAGGGGACACCTTCCACGGCGCTTTTCTTGCCTGGCTCGAACGCAAGGGCAAGATGTCCCGCCCGGCCTTGGCAGCATTGACCGAAGCTGAACTTTACAATGCTCTCTTCTTTGCCAATAAAGCTGCCTCTATAGTCTGCTCCCGGCAGGGGGCGGAGCCGCCCACCCTTAGGGAAGTGGAATCCCTCAAACCGGGAAACGCCAAGGCAGAGGAGAAAAAACCGGCAGCCCCGGCAAAGGCGGCGTCCAAAGCTCCAGCGAAGGCTGAGCCTAAGGTTCAAGCTGCCCCGGCGGGGAAAAAAGCTCCTGCCTCTGCGAAACCTGTCCCTGCGAAACCTGCTGCTTCGAAGGCAACGGCAGAAAAGAAGCCACCTGTCCCTGCAAAAAAGAAATAG
- the aroC gene encoding chorismate synthase — protein MGGSSFGVLFKAATFGESHGPASGCVVDGCPAGLALDIEDIRHDLARRRPGGGGPATSRSEADEPEILSGVFEGKTLGSPIAILVRNKNQRPSDYDNLKDLYRPGHADWPWEAKYGFRDHRGGGRSSARETLGRVAAGAIARVFLSSLNIEIIAWTSSAAGIDGPGPGDPSFNWDEIENNPLRMGGKAAAAQAMEKIEALRQAGDSSGCAVSCVARNLPPGLGEPVFDKLDARIAAAMLSLGAAKAVEFGAGSSAAKSQGSVLNDRPMPAPGLFPDLPGGVPSVSWKTNNAGGVLGGLSTGMDLCFTVSFKPISSILQKQETVNRQGKAAELLIQGRHDICVGPRAVPVVEAMTALVLADLILLQRCALV, from the coding sequence ATGGGGGGCAGCAGCTTTGGCGTTCTCTTTAAAGCAGCCACTTTTGGGGAATCCCACGGGCCTGCCTCAGGCTGTGTAGTAGACGGCTGCCCTGCGGGCCTGGCCCTGGATATTGAAGACATACGCCACGACCTTGCCAGAAGGCGCCCCGGAGGGGGCGGCCCTGCCACAAGCCGCAGCGAAGCTGACGAGCCTGAAATACTTTCCGGGGTGTTCGAAGGCAAAACCTTGGGAAGCCCTATCGCCATACTGGTACGGAACAAAAATCAACGTCCATCGGACTATGACAATCTCAAGGATCTCTACAGGCCAGGCCATGCAGACTGGCCCTGGGAAGCCAAGTACGGCTTTCGGGATCACCGGGGCGGCGGCCGCAGCTCTGCCAGGGAAACCCTGGGCAGGGTGGCTGCCGGGGCTATAGCCCGGGTTTTTCTTTCAAGCCTCAATATCGAGATTATAGCCTGGACTTCCTCCGCTGCCGGGATAGACGGCCCTGGCCCGGGAGATCCTTCCTTTAATTGGGACGAAATCGAAAACAACCCCCTGCGTATGGGCGGAAAAGCCGCTGCTGCACAGGCTATGGAAAAAATCGAAGCTTTAAGGCAAGCGGGCGACAGTTCCGGCTGCGCAGTGTCCTGTGTTGCGCGCAATCTTCCCCCGGGGCTGGGAGAGCCCGTGTTTGACAAGCTGGACGCCAGGATTGCAGCAGCCATGCTCTCCCTGGGGGCTGCAAAGGCTGTGGAATTCGGCGCGGGGTCTTCTGCCGCAAAAAGCCAAGGTTCGGTTCTGAATGACCGGCCCATGCCTGCTCCGGGGCTGTTTCCGGATCTGCCCGGCGGAGTTCCTTCGGTTTCCTGGAAAACCAACAACGCGGGCGGGGTGCTTGGCGGTCTTTCTACGGGCATGGATCTGTGTTTTACCGTGAGCTTTAAGCCCATTTCTTCTATTTTGCAAAAACAGGAAACCGTGAACCGCCAGGGCAAGGCTGCCGAACTCCTCATCCAGGGGAGGCACGACATCTGCGTAGGCCCCAGGGCTGTCCCGGTGGTGGAGGCCATGACCGCCCTGGTACTGGCGGATCTCATTTTGCTGCAGCGCTGCGCTCTTGTATAA
- a CDS encoding DUF6941 family protein, which yields MKTELFTFCDFAQENGGKLTIVGTFDTIISRNFPCVHPQLSVVIRLRFDLWEFANHSFRIETRDLDSQMTIDPVRGNLEVKGVGNATAVSHLVFTITNLHFKNSGVISFILYIDDKEVTSIPLYIRKG from the coding sequence ATGAAGACCGAGCTTTTTACCTTCTGCGATTTTGCCCAGGAAAACGGAGGCAAGCTTACCATTGTGGGGACTTTTGACACCATCATCTCCCGCAATTTCCCCTGCGTCCATCCCCAGCTTTCAGTGGTCATACGCCTCCGCTTCGATCTCTGGGAATTCGCCAACCACAGCTTCAGGATTGAGACCCGCGATCTCGACAGCCAGATGACTATAGACCCGGTGCGGGGCAATTTGGAGGTAAAGGGTGTGGGCAACGCTACCGCAGTATCCCACCTGGTATTTACCATTACCAATCTGCACTTTAAAAATTCAGGGGTAATAAGTTTTATTCTCTATATTGACGATAAGGAAGTTACTTCGATTCCCCTTTATATACGGAAGGGATAA
- a CDS encoding GGDEF domain-containing protein → MEEKESKALEHIWKLLKENSIPPLEGDMAEIPVLNDIHNDLKTIREIMLSFSSGDFSPPVTVRGIIPGCMKALQSRLQHLIWQVKMVEQGDFTQKIEFLGEFSEAFNRMTTQLDNTLKALKLREQTLSALAESLRTEVDRRNSAMEALQKSESQFKYLASHDPLTGAMNRRSFMERAAMELSNAALLGIPCGVVMMDIDFFKTFNDTYGHLAGDEALRNTVRVITSLLRKHDFLGRYGGEEFVFLFSQADEATGMAIAQRVREAIEKSPVLLESGPVSITASFGVALADTTENPGKPRPDNYIEALINNADTALYKAKEEGRNRVVLFNRKKEEP, encoded by the coding sequence ATGGAAGAAAAAGAAAGCAAGGCTCTGGAACATATTTGGAAACTCCTCAAGGAAAATTCCATACCCCCGCTTGAAGGGGATATGGCAGAGATTCCTGTCTTGAATGATATCCATAACGATCTCAAAACCATCAGGGAGATCATGCTCTCTTTTTCTTCGGGGGACTTTTCTCCCCCTGTCACCGTGAGGGGCATAATCCCGGGCTGCATGAAAGCCCTCCAGTCCCGGCTTCAGCACCTCATTTGGCAGGTGAAGATGGTAGAGCAGGGGGACTTTACCCAGAAGATAGAATTCCTGGGCGAATTTTCTGAAGCTTTTAACCGCATGACAACCCAGCTTGACAACACCTTAAAGGCCCTGAAGCTAAGGGAACAAACCCTCTCTGCCCTGGCAGAAAGCCTCCGCACAGAAGTGGATCGGCGAAATTCTGCAATGGAAGCTCTTCAGAAAAGCGAGTCCCAGTTCAAATACCTTGCAAGCCATGATCCCCTCACAGGGGCAATGAATCGCCGCTCCTTCATGGAGAGGGCTGCCATGGAACTGAGCAACGCTGCCCTTCTGGGCATACCTTGCGGCGTAGTCATGATGGACATTGATTTTTTTAAAACCTTCAATGACACCTACGGCCACCTTGCGGGGGACGAAGCCCTCAGGAATACCGTGCGGGTCATAACTTCCCTTCTGCGCAAACACGACTTTCTTGGCCGTTACGGCGGCGAGGAATTTGTCTTTCTTTTCAGCCAGGCTGATGAAGCCACGGGTATGGCAATCGCGCAACGCGTCAGGGAAGCTATCGAAAAAAGCCCCGTCCTGCTCGAATCGGGCCCTGTATCCATTACCGCAAGCTTCGGCGTAGCTCTGGCAGATACAACCGAAAACCCGGGGAAACCCAGGCCGGACAATTATATTGAAGCCCTTATCAACAATGCCGACACCGCCCTCTACAAGGCAAAGGAAGAAGGCCGGAACAGAGTGGTTCTCTTCAATAGGAAAAAGGAAGAGCCATGA
- a CDS encoding V4R domain-containing protein, which produces MSKTRKYEFKWEDTVGADMKDARPNLGPSTRVEVYRLFQFTLRDILEQHYGADAADDLFREAGVVAGKAFFDKFLSSSKDVSSLAAAVQQSFHDLGIGIFRVENADAGGGHFIFTVDEDLDCSGLPDTSDVICVYDEGFIQGVLESFSGKGFSVKEIDCWCTGSRTCRFEAKAKAS; this is translated from the coding sequence ATGTCCAAAACCAGAAAGTATGAATTCAAGTGGGAAGACACTGTTGGGGCCGACATGAAAGACGCCCGGCCGAACCTGGGGCCTTCCACCAGGGTAGAGGTCTACCGCCTTTTCCAGTTTACCCTAAGGGATATCCTGGAACAGCATTATGGCGCTGACGCTGCGGATGATCTTTTCAGGGAAGCCGGGGTTGTGGCTGGCAAAGCCTTTTTTGACAAATTCTTGAGCTCTTCAAAGGATGTATCGTCCCTGGCGGCGGCAGTGCAGCAATCCTTTCACGATCTTGGCATAGGGATATTCAGGGTGGAAAATGCCGATGCCGGCGGCGGCCATTTTATTTTTACTGTGGACGAGGATCTTGACTGCTCCGGCTTGCCCGACACCTCAGATGTGATCTGCGTTTATGATGAAGGCTTTATCCAGGGTGTGCTTGAATCCTTCAGCGGCAAGGGCTTTAGCGTAAAGGAGATAGATTGCTGGTGCACCGGTTCGCGAACTTGCCGTTTTGAGGCCAAGGCCAAAGCATCCTAG